In Nicotiana tabacum cultivar K326 chromosome 11, ASM71507v2, whole genome shotgun sequence, a single window of DNA contains:
- the LOC107806844 gene encoding uncharacterized protein LOC107806844: MRRVRSQDRLKGFDLKPERTFHRRLREARDTNNIQALVQFLVDMAEEQPMVVQEVAMPSIANVTSSIVKPRITGHFKLKQSMIQLLHANGQFMGLPHEDPQQHILNFLKFLAKFFPSGKTAKIRSEIVAFKQKAGESLYSAWERFKGLLKDCPHHNQTNEVLAHTFIEGLHFETNIVVDAAAGGQVQINIPLVNILQEVPKYAKYIKDIVANKRRLTEFEIVALTEECSSRIQGKLPQKLKDPGSFTIQISIGKHAVGRALCDLGASINLMPLSVFRQLGLGELRPTTVILQLADHSLAHPEGVIEDMLVQVGSFIFPTDFIILDYELDEEVPFILGHPFLATGRAIIDICEGRMTMRVGDQVEVFNVYRALKLPTHYEELSMISVVESDATSLVPYMSPTDPVEQVLIGDVENSEDEIIGEIEQVLDISCSYVHGFKKFEELERPATLTLPRPSIEEALKLELKPLPTHLRYAYLGNSEILPVTISSSLTHSRRKIAQKDGHRPSVEQQRRLNPIMKEVVKKEVIKLLDAGIIFPISDSNWVSPVQCVPKKGGMTVVENEKNELIPTRTVTGWRVCIDYRRLNKVSRKDHFPLPFIDQMLDRLLEKDVTFNFDACLKAFEELKKKLVTAPIIVAPDWSLPFELMCDASDLAIGAVLGQRKDKEFYSIYYASKTLDDAQLNYTTIEKELLAVVWAFEKFWAYLVGTKVIVHTDHAAIRLENHDHVKKGGQIKEVFPDEQLFAITQDPPPWYADYVNYLVSGVLPPEIQSEARKRFLHDVNFYYWYEPYLYKQCADQLMRRCIPENEVELVLYDCHASPYGAIMEEIEQLQWCYNPVSFGRLYSRMPMHSLRNVTNVREWVQSQGGMRCL; this comes from the exons ATGCGTAGGGTCAGGAGCCAAGACCGACTTAAAGGCTTTGATCTTAAACCTGAGAGAACATTTCACAGGAggttgagggaagcaagggaCACGAACAATATTCAggcacttgttcaatttcttGTGGACATGGCAGAGGAGCAACCCATGGTTGTTCAGGAGGTGGCGATGCCCAGCATTGCTAATGTCACCTCCAGTATAGTGAAGCCCAGGATCACTGGGCACTTTAAGCTGAAACAGAGCATGATCCAGCTGCTTCATGCAAACGGGCAATTTATGGGTCTTCCACACGAGGATCCACAGCAGCATATTCTGAACTTCTT aAAATTTCTGGCAAAGTTCTTCCCTTCAGGCAAAACTGCAAAGATCAGAAGTGAGATAGTTGCCTTCAAACAGAAAGCGGGAGAATCTTTATACTCAGCTTGGGAAAGGTTCAAGGGGCTACTCAAAGACTGTCCTCATCACAATCAGACGAATGAAGTGTTAGCTCACACTTTCATAGAAGGGCTACATTTTGAAACAAATATCGTGGTAGATGCTGCAGCTGGGggtcaa GTGCAGATTAATATTCCATTGGTTAACATCTTACAAGAAGTACCCAAATATGCAAAGTACATCAAGGATATTGTGGCAAATAAAAGGAGGCTAACCGAGTTCGAGATTGTGGCACTCACTGAGGAGTGCAGTTCCAGAATTCAAGGCAAGTTACCTCAGAAATTGAAGGATCCGGGTAGTTTCACTATCCAAATCTCGATTGGTAAACATGCTGTTGGGCGAGCTTTATGTGATCTTGGAGCCAGCATCAATTTGATGCCACTATCTGTGTTCAGACAGTTGGGGTTGGGTGAGCTACGTCCAACAACAGTTATCTTACAGTTAGCTGATCACTCCCTTGCTCATCCTGAGGGAGTGATTGAAGATATGCTAGTTCAAGTGGGTTCCTTCATATTCCCTACcgatttcattatcttggattACGAGCTTGATGAGGAAGTCCCATTTATTTTGGGGCATCCATTCTTAGCCACGGGCCGAGCTATTATCGATATCTGCGAAGGAAGGATGACGATGAGAGTGGGTGATCAAGTGGAGGTCTTTAATGTTTATAGAGCACTCAAGTTACCAACCCACTATGAAGAGTTATCCATGATCTCTGTGGTGGAGAGTGATGCCACATCGTTAGTACCCTATATGAGCCCTACAGATCCTGTGGAACAAGTGTTGATTGGGGATGTAGAAAATAGTGAAGATGAAATAATAGGAGAAATTGAGCAAGTATTGGATATATCCTGCAGTTATGTACATGGGTTTAAAAAATTTGAAGAGTTGGAGAGGCCTGCTACTCTGACCCTTCCCAGGCCATCTATTGAAGAAGCTCTGAAGCTAGAACTCAAGCCACTCCCAACACATCTGCGCTATGCTTATTTGGGAAACTCTGAGATATTGCCCGTGACTATTTCGTCTAGCTTGACGCACTCaagaagaaaaattgctcaaA AGGACGGTCACCGCCCCAGTGTAGAGCAGCAAAGGAGATTAAATCCCATTATGAAGGAGGTGGTGAAAAAGGAAGTAATCAAGTTGCTCGATGCAGGTatcattttccctatttctgaCAGCAACTGGGTAAGCCCGGTTCAATGTGTGCCCAAAAAGGGAGGTATGACTGTAGTTGAGAACGAGAAGAATGAGCTAATCCCCACTCGCACTGTTACGGGATGGAGAGTctgcattgattatagaaggcTCAACAAGGTATCTCGcaaggaccacttcccacttccattCATCGACCAAATGCTAGACAG GCTGCTTGAAAAAGATGTAACTTTCAACTTTGATGCTTGCCTCAAGGCATTTGAAGAACTTAAAAAGAAGTTGGTGACTGCTCCCATTATTGTGGCACCTGACTGGTCTTTACCATTTGAACTtatgtgtgatgcgagtgacCTTGCTATTGGGGCAGTGCTAGGCCAGAGGAAGGACAAGGAGTTTTATTCCATCTACTATGCGAGTAAGACTCTTGATGATGCACAACTGAATTACACCACCATTGAGAAGGAGTTGTTAGCTGTAGTATGGGCCTTTGAGAAATTTTGGGCGTACTTGGTGGGAACGAaagtcatagtccataccgatcatgcagCAATCAg GTTGGAAAATCATGATCACGTGAAGAAGGGTGGCCAAATTAAAGAAGTATTTCCTGATGAGCAACTTTTTGCTATAACCCAAGACCCTCCCCCATGGTACGCAGACTATgtgaattatcttgtgagtggggtACTTCCTCCCGAAATCCAATCTGAAGCTAGAAAGAGGTTCTTACATGATGTGAACTTCTACTACTGGTATGAGCCCTATTTGTATAAGCAATGTGCTGATCAGTTGATGAGGCGATGCATTCCTGAAAATGAGGTGGAATTAGTGTTGTATGATTGTCATGCATCCCCTTATGGGGCCATCATGGAGGAGATAGAACAGCTGCAATGGTGCTACAATCCGGTCTCTTTTGGCCGACTttattcaaggatgcccatgcatTCGTTAAGAAATGTGACCAATGTCAGAGAATGGGTACAATCACAAGGAGGCATGAGATGCCTTTAA